From a single Oreochromis niloticus isolate F11D_XX linkage group LG4, O_niloticus_UMD_NMBU, whole genome shotgun sequence genomic region:
- the smdt1a gene encoding essential MCU regulator, mitochondrial, translated as MASALGRLVRLSLLNPPCRSPLTPSSVPGNTVTACRTAVCSSSGSMLPKPKKTPFGLIRIALVVVPFLYVGTQISKNFAALLEEHDIFVPEDDDDDD; from the exons ATGGCATCGGCCCTCGGTCGCCTCGTCAGGCTGTCTCTCCTCAACCCCCCCTGCAGATCCCCGCTAACCCCCTCCAGTGTGCCGGGGAACACCGTGACAGCATGCCGGACGGCCGTGTGCTCGTCGTCCGGTTCTATGCTTCCCAAACCCAAAAAG ACCCCCTTCGGCCTAATCCGGATCGCCCTGGTAGTCGTGCCCTTCTTGTATGTGGGGACGCAGATCAGCAAGAACTTTGCCGCCCTCCTGGAGGAGCACGACATCTTCGTCCCCGAGgacgacgacgatgatgattGA
- the fam234b gene encoding protein FAM234B, whose amino-acid sequence MAAALSRALKLPGKKGSELGEYDPLTQADSDDESEEDDLVLNYPRNGLGRDSCLGTGSSKLRGGRSGRLVGAEDGVQDDEEDEEEDEWRERLPSKSRQDRNDMKGVQYWSHRDSGGERKREDRGGPGALGGAGLGLHSSDEQKRMRVKNAIRSAFFLVPLVCATVVVLLCAFLIPCQKGDLEKRLQWEKALLSNVETGGVTPPALALWDVDGDSVEDVFLGVTEPTNETHTTQTYSAVALSAVSGQVLWKKVMSEAVMYIQCGLQYSTVPSPVCLLICKSYITAVNGTTGKKLWSSSIKSIESQAVLLPDLQGDSHPDLLVATLPADDKFDLSLTLISGETGALLGHPVPFNVTAQGTLIGPWLYETQQGVYYILFGLGNVKAISLRDIYFRATGKLPETQALRKKDSGWEGMKKDNFSSVIQIYSPRDHDQAKVLLPLVAGFGRNHNNLDTASNLDSTRSDWVLVYGGSIQLLLRQRNLRKKWTYKTTSIHSQPVAGHFNSDGVLDLFIQHSSNGVMKTLIIDGANGTRLWAAEFVCPQLRLETSAISTSTGQSAFLFWASDPIKAQKNVTKTTVSPDVAVAEPLIRKLYLLHPTYPTVLLELASTTDTAVTSAVSYQDHQKDASYITVSSRPTPGSVPSAWIVKSVSLRAAITKGQIVWIGDGSKTAGALKPAEVSKFFRRLTFRHQ is encoded by the exons ATGGCTGCAGCGCTGTCCCGTGCCCTCAAACTGCCCG GGAAGAAGGGCTCGGAGCTCGGGGAGTATGACCCTCTCACCCAAGCAGATAGCGATGACGAGAGCGAAGAGGATGACCTTGTGCTCAACTACCCCCGAAATGGTCTCGGGAGGGATAGCTGCCTGGGCACGGGGTCTTCCAAGCTGCGCGGCGGCCGATCTGGAAGACTTGTGGGCGCGGAAGACGGGGTGCAAGACGACGAGGAGGACGAAGAGGAGGACGAGTGGAGAGAGCGACTCCCCAGCAAATCCAGGCAAGACAGGAATGACATGAAGGGAGTGCAGTACTGGAGCCACAGGGACTCGGGCGGCGAGAGGAAGAGGGAGGACAGAGGGGGCCCTGGAGCACTGGGTGGTGCTGGGCTAGGACTTCACAGTTCTGATGAACAAAAAAGGATGAGGGTGAAGAATGCTATCCGAAGTGCGTTTTTTCTGGTGCCTCTGGTGTGTGCCACAGTGGTCGTGTTGCTCTGTGCGTTCCTGATTCCATGCCAGAAGGGAGACCTGGAAAAGAGGCTGCAGTGGGAGAAAGCACTGTTGAGCAATGTTGAGACAGGAG gtgtCACACCACCCGCACTGGCACTGTGGGATGTTGATGGTGATTCAGTGGAGGATGTGTTCCTGGGTGTTACCGAACCGACCAATGAGACCCACACCACACAAA CTTACAGTGCAGTGGCCCTTTCTGCCGTCAGCGGCCAGGTGCTGTGGAAAAAAGTCATGTCAGAGGCTGTGATGTACATCCAGTGTGGTCTGCAGTACAGCACCGTGCCGTCGCCCGTGTGCCTCCTCATCTGCAAATCCTACATCACGGCTGTCAACGGCACCACAG GAAAGAAGCTGTGGTCATCATCAATTAAGAGCATTGAATCTCAGGCAGTGTTACTTCCAGACCTCCAGGGCGACTCACACCCAGATCTGCTTGTAGCCACCCTGCCAGCGGATGAC AAATTCGATCTCTCTCTGACTTTGATCTCTGGAGAGACGGGAGCGTTGCTCGGACATCCTGTGCCTTTCAACGTCACAGCCCAAGGGACGCTGATTGGGCCTTGGCTATATGAGACACAACAAGGAGTATACTACATCCTGTTTGGTCTAG GTAATGTGAAGGCCATCTCCCTGCGAGACATCTACTTTCGGGCTACTGGAAAACTACCTGAAACTCAGGCGCTTCGAAAGAAGGATTCAGGGTGGGAGGGCATGAAGAAGGACAATTTCTCCTCCGTCATACAAATTTACAG CCCACGTGACCATGACCAGGCCAAGGTCCTGCTCCCTCTTGTGGCTGGTTTTGGCAGAAACCACAACAACCTGGACACCGCTTCGAACCTGGACTCCACCAGAAGTGACTGGGTGCTGGTGTATGGAGGCAGCATACAGTTACTGCTCCGGCAGAGGAATTTACGAAAGAAATGGACCTACAAAACAACTTCCATTCACAG TCAACCAGTGGCGGGACACTTCAATAGCGATGGAGTCCTCGATCTTTTCATTCAGCATTCATCAAATGGAGTCATGaag aCATTAATCATCGATGGGGCGAACGGGACCCGTTTGTGGGCCGCCGAGTTCGTGTGTCCCCAGCTTCGTTTAGAAACGTCTGCAATCTCCACGTCCACAGGCCAATCCGCTTTCCTGTTCTGGGCCAGCGATCCAATCAAAGCACAGAAGAATGTTACCAAGACAACC GTGTCGCCGGATGTTGCCGTGGCAGAGCCTCTCATTCGAAAGCTCTACCTGCTCCATCCTACATATCCCACAGTCCTGCTGGAGCTCGCCAGTACCACAGACACAGCAGTCACATCTGCAG TGAGCTACCAAGACCATCAGAAAGATGCATCCTACATCACAGTGTCCTCCAGGCCCACGCCCGGCTCTGTCCCCAGCGCTTGGATAGTCAAGAGTGTGAGCCTCAGAGCTGCTATCACTAAAGGGCAAATTGTGTGGATAGGAGATGGCAGCAAGACCGCGGGAGCCCTTAAACCCGCTGAGGTCAGCAAGTTCTTCAGACGTCTGACCTTCAGACATCAG TGA